In the genome of Pseudarthrobacter sp. IC2-21, one region contains:
- a CDS encoding PHP domain-containing protein, which produces MKIDLHAHSNVSDGTEAPADVMASAARAGLDVVALTDHDSTDGWEEASRAALELGVALVPGMEVSCRTEQGISVHLLSYLHDPAHPGLLEEITKSKDARLTRAERMVTLLAEDYPLNWDDVIHHVAPGATLGRPHIADALVAAGVVSDRSEAFTSILTSRSRYFVQHYAPDPAAAVELVRAAGGVPVFAHPVASSRGRIVGERTYRDMIDAGLAGLEINHRDNPEEGREFLRGLAARHGLLITGSSDYHGTGKPNLLGENLTAPDVLARIEELGTGTAVVRRESPGAPHPK; this is translated from the coding sequence GTGAAGATTGACCTGCATGCGCACTCCAACGTTTCGGACGGCACGGAAGCCCCCGCGGACGTGATGGCCTCCGCTGCCCGGGCTGGCCTTGACGTCGTGGCCCTGACCGACCATGACTCCACGGACGGCTGGGAGGAAGCGTCGCGCGCGGCGCTGGAGCTCGGCGTGGCGCTGGTTCCGGGCATGGAAGTTTCCTGCCGCACGGAGCAGGGCATCAGTGTGCACCTGCTGAGTTACCTGCATGATCCCGCCCATCCCGGGCTGTTGGAGGAAATCACCAAGTCCAAGGACGCACGCCTCACGAGGGCCGAGCGCATGGTGACCCTCCTCGCCGAGGACTACCCGCTGAACTGGGACGATGTCATCCATCATGTGGCGCCGGGCGCCACCCTGGGGCGGCCGCACATCGCGGATGCCCTGGTGGCGGCGGGGGTGGTTTCGGACCGTTCGGAAGCGTTCACGTCCATCCTCACCTCCCGGTCGCGCTACTTTGTCCAGCACTACGCACCCGACCCGGCAGCCGCCGTCGAACTTGTCCGGGCGGCAGGCGGGGTCCCCGTCTTCGCCCATCCGGTGGCGTCCTCGCGCGGACGGATCGTGGGGGAGCGCACCTACCGGGACATGATCGACGCCGGCCTGGCGGGCCTGGAGATCAACCACCGCGACAACCCTGAAGAGGGACGTGAGTTCCTCCGGGGGCTGGCCGCCAGGCACGGACTGCTGATCACGGGGTCCTCCGACTACCACGGCACCGGCAAACCCAACCTGCTGGGGGAGAACCTCACGGCGCCCGACGTCCTGGCCCGCATCGAGGAGCTCGGCACGGGCACCGCCGTCGTCCGCCGTGAGAGCCCCGGTGCCCCGCACCCCAAGTAG
- a CDS encoding aminopeptidase P family protein: protein MNDAENTQNSASQPLDERVNNRSQRPSSDAFKTFMASNWAPSGQELPARDAVADYAAARRRAISDQFNGERLVIPAGPLKVRSNDCDYRFRPHSGFAHLTGLGLDHEPDAVLILEPVEEGTGDDGGNHRATLYFRPLAGRDTEQFYADSRSGEFWIGARPTLAEFEALLGLPTAHIDALETAITKNVGAPEIGGISIRLVRKVDENIDALVDTVRYNTAKDPENLDLAVLDALDEKLSEALSELRLLKDDWEVEQMKTAVAATVEGFVEVVKSLPRALTHARGERVVEGAFFARAREVGNELGYDTIAAAGNNATVLHWNRNTGSIHAGDLLLLDAGVEADSLYTADVTRTLPANGTFTDIQRKVYEAVLDAADAGFAAARPGTRFRDIHTAATTVLAERLAEWGLLPVSVEEAISVEGQQHRRWMPHGTSHHLGLDVHDCAQAKRELYLDGILTAGMVFTIEPGLYFKNEDLAIPAEYRGIGVRIEDDILMTADGPVNLSAELPRKAADVESWMAGIYNEVEHAGHGGAA, encoded by the coding sequence GTGAACGATGCCGAAAACACCCAGAACTCTGCTTCCCAGCCGCTCGATGAGCGCGTCAACAACCGCTCACAGCGGCCCAGTTCCGATGCCTTTAAGACCTTTATGGCGAGCAACTGGGCGCCCAGTGGCCAGGAACTGCCTGCCCGTGACGCCGTGGCCGACTACGCCGCGGCCAGGCGCAGGGCGATCTCGGACCAGTTCAACGGCGAACGCCTGGTCATCCCTGCGGGCCCGCTGAAGGTCCGGTCCAACGACTGCGATTACCGCTTCCGCCCGCACTCCGGCTTCGCGCACCTGACCGGGCTCGGGCTGGACCATGAGCCGGACGCCGTCCTGATCCTGGAACCGGTTGAGGAAGGAACGGGCGACGACGGCGGGAACCACCGTGCCACCCTTTACTTCCGTCCGCTCGCGGGACGGGATACGGAACAGTTCTACGCAGACTCCCGGTCCGGTGAGTTCTGGATCGGTGCGCGCCCCACGCTCGCCGAGTTCGAGGCCCTGCTTGGCCTGCCCACGGCACACATTGATGCGCTGGAAACGGCGATCACGAAGAACGTGGGCGCCCCCGAAATCGGCGGCATCTCCATCCGGCTGGTCCGCAAGGTGGATGAGAACATCGACGCGCTGGTGGATACGGTCCGTTACAACACCGCCAAGGATCCGGAGAACCTGGACCTCGCCGTCCTGGACGCGCTGGACGAAAAACTCTCCGAGGCCCTGTCCGAGCTCCGGCTCCTCAAGGATGACTGGGAAGTGGAACAGATGAAGACAGCCGTGGCAGCCACGGTTGAAGGTTTTGTGGAAGTGGTCAAGTCCCTCCCCCGGGCACTGACGCACGCCCGCGGCGAACGCGTGGTGGAAGGCGCCTTCTTCGCGCGGGCCCGCGAAGTCGGCAACGAACTGGGCTACGACACCATCGCCGCCGCAGGCAACAACGCCACGGTGCTGCACTGGAACCGCAACACGGGGAGCATTCATGCCGGCGACCTGCTGCTCCTCGATGCCGGCGTCGAAGCCGACTCGCTGTACACCGCCGATGTCACCCGGACCCTGCCTGCCAACGGCACGTTCACGGACATTCAGCGCAAGGTCTATGAAGCTGTCCTGGACGCCGCCGATGCCGGGTTCGCCGCCGCCCGGCCCGGCACCAGGTTCCGGGACATCCACACCGCCGCCACCACGGTTCTGGCCGAACGGCTCGCCGAGTGGGGCTTGTTGCCGGTCAGTGTGGAGGAAGCCATCAGCGTCGAGGGCCAGCAGCACCGCCGCTGGATGCCGCACGGCACCAGCCACCACCTGGGACTGGACGTCCACGACTGTGCCCAGGCCAAGCGCGAGCTTTACCTCGATGGCATCCTCACTGCAGGCATGGTCTTCACCATCGAGCCCGGCCTGTACTTCAAGAACGAAGATCTCGCCATCCCGGCCGAATACCGCGGGATCGGCGTGCGGATCGAGGACGACATCCTGATGACGGCCGATGGTCCGGTCAACCTCAGTGCCGAACTCCCCCGGAAGGCTGCCGACGTCGAGTCCTGGATGGCCGGCATCTACAACGAGGTCGAGCACGCCGGGCACGGGGGCGCCGCCTGA
- a CDS encoding ABC transporter substrate-binding protein produces the protein MGMSKPRRLGAVAAATISVLMLAACGGSGGSGGTSTGGTGGKVDGTGKTLNVLMNVTAQYPQEQQAWFKEMSTKFKAETGADIQWETFATANDEMTRIQTSVVSGQGPDVYGLGTTFTPTAYSTGAFVKLGDNEWNQLGGKDKFVPAALGISGPDKDNQIGIPFVSRPFVMAYNTELLAAAGIEKPATTWDEFAEQAKKLTKGDQYGVAVAYKDNFDPWKYIWAMSIQAGNPIIDGNKVRLDDPITKKAYETYFGWVTKDKVVDPAAVGWANPQALAAFAAGKAAYFPMTSPLSIPALDASAVKGKYKYALMPTVPPGATSNPSGGKPAASILSGDNLVVADYSKQKDLAFAFIKMITEKDVQLNYFKVFGQLPANADAAKELASNEMIAPALDSGAKSVATPFSGAWGDVQLSLTNVVVQSIPDLSAGAVSDANLAQRLKDEQAKSQTALDRAKK, from the coding sequence ATGGGTATGTCCAAACCACGTCGCCTGGGTGCTGTTGCCGCCGCGACCATTTCCGTCCTGATGCTCGCCGCGTGTGGCGGCTCAGGCGGGTCAGGCGGCACCAGCACCGGGGGTACGGGCGGCAAGGTGGATGGCACCGGGAAAACGCTCAACGTCCTGATGAACGTGACCGCGCAGTATCCCCAGGAGCAGCAGGCCTGGTTCAAGGAGATGAGCACCAAGTTCAAGGCCGAAACCGGGGCCGACATCCAGTGGGAGACGTTCGCCACCGCCAACGACGAAATGACCCGGATCCAGACTTCCGTGGTGTCAGGGCAGGGTCCCGACGTTTACGGCCTGGGCACCACCTTCACTCCAACGGCCTACTCCACCGGGGCCTTCGTCAAGCTCGGTGACAACGAATGGAACCAGCTTGGCGGCAAGGATAAGTTCGTTCCCGCGGCTTTGGGCATTTCCGGCCCCGACAAGGACAACCAGATCGGCATCCCCTTCGTGAGCCGGCCGTTCGTGATGGCCTACAACACCGAACTGCTGGCGGCCGCCGGCATCGAGAAGCCGGCCACCACCTGGGACGAATTCGCCGAACAGGCCAAGAAACTCACCAAGGGCGATCAGTACGGCGTGGCCGTGGCCTACAAGGACAACTTCGATCCCTGGAAGTACATCTGGGCAATGTCCATCCAGGCCGGCAATCCCATCATTGACGGCAACAAGGTCCGCCTTGACGATCCCATCACCAAGAAGGCCTATGAGACCTACTTCGGCTGGGTGACCAAGGACAAAGTGGTTGACCCTGCCGCGGTTGGCTGGGCCAACCCGCAGGCACTGGCAGCATTCGCAGCAGGCAAGGCCGCCTACTTCCCTATGACCTCCCCGTTGTCCATTCCCGCGTTGGACGCCTCCGCGGTCAAGGGCAAGTACAAGTACGCCCTGATGCCCACCGTTCCGCCGGGCGCCACCTCCAACCCCTCCGGGGGCAAGCCGGCGGCCAGCATTCTTTCCGGTGACAACCTTGTGGTGGCGGACTACTCGAAGCAGAAGGACCTCGCCTTCGCGTTCATCAAGATGATCACCGAGAAGGATGTCCAGCTCAACTACTTCAAGGTCTTCGGCCAGCTTCCTGCCAACGCCGACGCGGCGAAGGAACTCGCCAGCAACGAAATGATCGCTCCTGCCCTCGACTCCGGTGCGAAGTCCGTGGCCACTCCCTTCAGTGGCGCCTGGGGCGACGTCCAGCTCTCGCTGACCAACGTGGTGGTTCAGTCCATTCCGGATCTGTCCGCCGGTGCCGTCAGCGATGCCAACCTCGCCCAGCGGCTCAAGGACGAACAGGCCAAGTCGCAGACGGCATTGGACCGGGCCAAGAAGTAA
- a CDS encoding carbohydrate ABC transporter permease has product MASSVTEPRPSDSSPAAGPAAGPGGSTPGGKRRKALSEKNRPLWLLIPGGFLMTVVILIPLAMGIWMSVIDLDQYSLRRWVSAEFIGIHNYIEAATSSDLLRSIWLSVSFAVISTLVTIPLGVAAAVVTQNAYRGRALVRSVFLIPYVLPSFVVASVWRTMLQPDGIVNVTLTNMGMGGGLWLNGPNSYWTLVWVEIWAAWPFIYLLALSGLQAVDHEVHEASALDGALWWTKLRYVIFPYLKGPVSLAFLLATLNHINNFTLPYVLFGAPAPSDVNVLPILVYVTSFQSFRFGLSAAMAVVSLILIAIPLFIYLRAVRLDVHEGGKK; this is encoded by the coding sequence ATGGCAAGCAGCGTCACCGAGCCCCGGCCGTCGGACAGCAGTCCGGCGGCCGGGCCGGCCGCCGGACCCGGCGGCTCCACACCCGGGGGAAAGCGCCGGAAGGCACTCAGCGAAAAGAACCGGCCGCTGTGGCTGCTGATTCCCGGCGGGTTCCTGATGACGGTCGTCATCCTCATCCCGCTGGCCATGGGCATCTGGATGTCCGTGATCGACCTGGACCAGTACAGCCTGCGGCGCTGGGTCAGTGCCGAATTCATCGGCATCCACAACTACATTGAAGCGGCAACCAGCAGCGACCTGCTCCGCTCGATCTGGCTGTCCGTTTCCTTCGCGGTCATCTCAACCCTGGTGACCATCCCCCTGGGCGTCGCTGCCGCCGTCGTCACGCAGAACGCCTACCGCGGCCGCGCGCTGGTGCGTTCGGTCTTCCTGATTCCCTACGTCCTGCCGTCCTTCGTGGTGGCCAGCGTGTGGCGGACCATGCTGCAACCGGACGGCATCGTGAACGTGACACTGACCAATATGGGCATGGGCGGCGGGCTCTGGCTCAACGGCCCCAACTCGTACTGGACGCTGGTGTGGGTGGAAATCTGGGCGGCGTGGCCGTTCATCTACCTGCTTGCCCTCTCCGGGCTGCAGGCCGTTGACCACGAAGTTCACGAAGCCTCGGCCCTTGACGGTGCGCTCTGGTGGACCAAGCTGCGCTACGTGATCTTTCCCTACTTGAAGGGCCCGGTCTCGCTCGCCTTCCTGCTGGCCACCTTGAACCACATCAATAACTTCACGCTCCCCTACGTCCTGTTTGGCGCGCCGGCCCCGTCGGACGTGAACGTACTACCGATCCTGGTTTACGTCACCAGCTTCCAGAGCTTCCGGTTTGGCCTCAGCGCCGCCATGGCTGTCGTGTCACTGATACTGATCGCCATCCCCCTCTTCATCTACCTGCGCGCAGTCAGGCTTGACGTGCACGAGGGAGGAAAGAAATGA
- a CDS encoding carbohydrate ABC transporter permease → MPKPLLIIITVLLCALVLIPILYIFLASLNTDVGVASGEFWPSSFSLDSYSKIWDSVGLAKAIGNSLIVSGATAVVSALMAIGTAYVLVRFEFRGRLTVLRGLLGLQSIPGTLMLLPVFVLFSSAGTYLGVTVIGTLWGLFIAYLTFALPFSTWVMVTYLRGLPRELEEAARIDGASNLGILFRIIIPLSWPGIIVSAIFAFLLGWNDVLFASVFTRPDTHTAAVALQVFASAVEGGAIPVYSQMMAASLVCAVPVVVLYFMFQKYLVGGLTAGSVK, encoded by the coding sequence ATGCCGAAGCCGCTGCTGATCATCATCACGGTCCTGCTGTGTGCCCTGGTGCTGATCCCCATCCTGTACATCTTCCTCGCGTCCCTGAACACGGACGTCGGGGTGGCCAGCGGTGAGTTCTGGCCAAGCAGTTTCTCGCTGGACAGCTATAGCAAGATCTGGGATTCGGTGGGCCTGGCGAAGGCCATCGGGAACAGCCTGATCGTTTCCGGTGCCACGGCCGTGGTTTCCGCCCTGATGGCTATCGGCACAGCCTATGTCCTGGTCAGGTTCGAATTCCGGGGCCGCCTGACGGTTCTGCGGGGCCTGCTGGGCCTGCAGTCCATTCCCGGAACCCTCATGCTTCTGCCCGTGTTTGTGCTGTTCTCCTCGGCGGGAACCTACCTGGGTGTAACGGTCATCGGTACACTCTGGGGGCTCTTCATCGCCTACCTGACCTTCGCCCTGCCGTTCTCCACCTGGGTCATGGTCACCTACCTGCGCGGACTTCCGCGGGAACTGGAGGAGGCGGCACGCATCGACGGCGCTTCCAACCTTGGAATCCTGTTCCGGATCATCATTCCGCTCAGCTGGCCCGGAATCATCGTTTCTGCAATCTTCGCCTTCCTGCTTGGCTGGAACGATGTCCTGTTCGCGTCGGTCTTCACCCGGCCGGACACCCACACCGCGGCCGTGGCGCTGCAGGTCTTCGCCTCGGCGGTTGAAGGCGGAGCGATCCCCGTGTATTCGCAGATGATGGCCGCATCGCTGGTGTGCGCCGTCCCTGTGGTGGTGCTGTACTTTATGTTCCAGAAGTACCTCGTGGGCGGCCTGACGGCAGGCAGTGTCAAGTAG
- a CDS encoding general stress protein codes for MSNIFGAPKAGSPNGPDDARMVPVGDTVGSYTSYLDAQKAVDYLADQQFPVQMVSIVGNELKMVERVTGRLSYPRVALSGALSGMWFGLFVGVMLSFFAPSAGSFSILASVLMGAAFFMLFGIVTYAMQRGKRDFTSTSQVVATNYDVVVSVEAAHEARRLLQQLPMTRSDAAATPYSGPGYHNPQYGQPGQQQPQQHGQQGQAHQPGQAPARPAGWNDPYGQQGAGHTAEPGQPAPAEDAQQPAKAPVAAVRYPDLPDGRPQYGVRVSDQPAAGSAGPGQHTAGEPHARNNAPAESPKDSGEPTP; via the coding sequence ATGTCAAACATCTTTGGTGCTCCCAAGGCCGGTAGCCCTAACGGGCCCGACGACGCCCGCATGGTTCCGGTCGGTGACACCGTCGGCTCGTACACCTCCTATCTGGATGCCCAGAAAGCGGTGGACTACCTCGCAGACCAGCAGTTCCCGGTCCAGATGGTGTCCATCGTGGGTAACGAACTCAAAATGGTGGAGCGGGTCACCGGCCGCCTCAGCTACCCCCGGGTGGCGCTCTCCGGCGCACTCAGCGGTATGTGGTTCGGCCTGTTTGTCGGCGTCATGCTGTCCTTCTTCGCCCCGTCCGCCGGCTCCTTCTCCATCCTGGCGTCGGTGCTGATGGGCGCCGCCTTCTTTATGCTGTTCGGCATCGTCACCTACGCCATGCAAAGGGGCAAGCGCGACTTCACCTCGACCAGCCAGGTGGTGGCCACGAACTACGACGTTGTGGTGTCCGTGGAAGCCGCCCATGAGGCCCGCAGGCTCCTGCAGCAGTTGCCGATGACGCGCTCAGACGCAGCAGCCACCCCCTACAGCGGACCGGGTTACCACAATCCGCAGTATGGCCAGCCGGGCCAGCAGCAGCCGCAACAACACGGCCAGCAGGGTCAGGCGCACCAGCCGGGACAGGCCCCCGCCCGGCCCGCTGGCTGGAATGACCCCTACGGTCAGCAGGGTGCCGGCCACACGGCAGAACCCGGGCAGCCTGCGCCCGCCGAGGATGCGCAGCAGCCGGCCAAGGCTCCCGTTGCAGCCGTCCGCTACCCCGACCTTCCTGACGGCCGGCCCCAGTACGGGGTCCGCGTCAGCGATCAGCCGGCCGCGGGCAGTGCAGGTCCCGGCCAGCACACCGCCGGTGAGCCCCACGCCCGGAACAACGCCCCGGCGGAATCCCCGAAGGATTCAGGCGAGCCCACGCCGTAG
- a CDS encoding magnesium transporter MgtE N-terminal domain-containing protein encodes MSTNLSRVFVARLLGLDVFDPLGDRLGRLRDVVVLSRGSRGAPHVVGIVVEVPGKKRVFVPMTRITSIDQTQIICTGLVNLRRFEQRGAETLVVAEMFDRRVTLRDGSGDATIEDIAMDQHRSGDWFVSKLFVRRGHSLSPLSRLRRNETMIIDWADALQGPRTEPQAATQFVANHEDLKPADFADALQEMSDKRRFEVASELQDERLADVLQELPEDDQVEILSALDLQRAADVLEEMDPDDAADLLGELPSAQAEQLLQLMEPEGAEDVRRLLEYDEDTAGGLMTPVPVILPPEATVAEALAHVRREELSPALASSIFIARPPLETPTGRFLGVVHIQQLLRFPPFEPLGNLVDKNLEPLSDQAHISEVARTLATYNLNSLPVVNDDGRLVGAVTVDDVLDHLLPDDWRAYDGEAPIRKLGGRIG; translated from the coding sequence GTGAGTACAAATCTTTCGCGCGTCTTTGTGGCCCGCCTTCTGGGTCTTGATGTCTTCGACCCCTTGGGCGACCGCCTGGGCCGGCTGCGCGATGTTGTGGTGCTCTCCCGCGGCAGCCGGGGCGCACCGCATGTGGTGGGCATCGTCGTCGAAGTTCCCGGCAAGAAGCGCGTTTTTGTTCCCATGACCCGTATTACCTCGATCGACCAGACCCAGATCATCTGTACCGGGCTGGTCAACCTGCGCCGCTTTGAGCAGCGCGGCGCGGAGACCCTGGTGGTCGCCGAAATGTTTGACCGCCGGGTCACCCTCCGGGACGGCAGCGGCGATGCCACCATCGAGGACATCGCCATGGACCAGCACCGCTCCGGTGACTGGTTCGTCAGCAAACTTTTCGTCCGCCGCGGCCATTCGCTGTCCCCGCTTAGCCGGCTGCGGCGCAACGAGACCATGATCATCGACTGGGCTGACGCCCTGCAGGGTCCGCGGACCGAACCGCAGGCGGCCACCCAGTTCGTGGCCAACCATGAGGACCTCAAACCTGCGGACTTTGCCGATGCGCTGCAGGAGATGAGCGACAAGCGGCGCTTCGAGGTGGCCAGCGAGCTCCAGGACGAACGGCTCGCCGATGTCCTGCAGGAGCTCCCGGAGGACGATCAGGTGGAGATCCTTTCGGCCCTCGACCTCCAGCGCGCAGCCGATGTCCTGGAAGAGATGGACCCGGACGACGCCGCAGACCTTCTCGGTGAGCTGCCTTCGGCCCAGGCGGAGCAGCTGCTGCAGCTGATGGAACCCGAGGGCGCCGAGGACGTCCGGCGTCTGCTCGAATACGATGAAGACACCGCCGGTGGCCTGATGACGCCGGTCCCGGTCATCCTTCCCCCTGAGGCAACGGTGGCCGAAGCCCTCGCCCACGTCCGGCGCGAGGAGCTGTCCCCCGCCCTGGCCTCATCGATCTTTATTGCCCGGCCACCGCTGGAGACGCCCACCGGACGTTTCCTGGGGGTGGTTCACATCCAGCAGCTCCTGCGGTTCCCGCCGTTTGAACCGCTGGGGAACCTGGTGGATAAAAACCTTGAGCCGCTGTCCGACCAGGCCCACATCAGTGAAGTCGCCCGGACCCTGGCAACCTACAACCTGAACTCCCTTCCCGTGGTCAACGACGACGGCCGCCTCGTGGGGGCGGTGACTGTTGATGACGTCCTGGATCATCTGTTGCCGGATGATTGGCGCGCCTATGATGGCGAAGCCCCGATAAGAAAACTTGGAGGCCGCATTGGCTGA
- a CDS encoding DUF1003 domain-containing protein, whose translation MLPKFAPNPDAFGHATEGFARFMGTPQFLVYMTIFVVVWLGWNTFAPEQWQFDSQALGYTLLTLMLSLQASYAAPLLLLAQNRQDDRDRVSLQQDRQRAERNLSDTEYLTRELASLRIALREVATRDYVRAELRSLLEDLLEAQEELRTHDPAGSASHESPRDKVKEKLKEKRDKQRGPRTQQLPRTKPGHAATGATSGGSTEQVPAAPKHTTTPES comes from the coding sequence ATGCTGCCGAAATTCGCACCCAACCCTGACGCCTTTGGCCATGCCACCGAAGGCTTCGCCCGATTCATGGGTACGCCGCAGTTCCTGGTGTACATGACAATCTTCGTGGTGGTCTGGCTTGGCTGGAACACGTTTGCGCCGGAACAGTGGCAGTTTGACTCGCAGGCGCTGGGCTACACGTTGCTCACGCTTATGCTGTCCCTGCAGGCGTCCTATGCCGCCCCCCTGTTGCTGCTTGCCCAGAACCGGCAGGACGACCGGGACAGGGTGTCACTCCAGCAGGACCGGCAGCGTGCGGAGCGCAACCTGTCGGACACCGAGTACCTCACCCGCGAGCTCGCTTCGCTGCGCATCGCCCTGCGGGAAGTGGCCACGCGCGATTATGTCCGCGCCGAGCTGCGATCGCTCCTGGAGGACTTACTCGAAGCGCAGGAGGAGTTGCGTACCCACGATCCCGCCGGCTCCGCCAGCCACGAGTCGCCCCGCGACAAGGTCAAGGAAAAGCTGAAGGAAAAACGCGACAAACAGCGGGGCCCCCGCACACAGCAGCTGCCGCGGACCAAACCCGGCCACGCCGCCACCGGGGCCACGTCCGGCGGGAGCACAGAGCAAGTCCCGGCCGCCCCGAAGCACACCACTACCCCGGAAAGCTGA
- a CDS encoding Mrp/NBP35 family ATP-binding protein translates to MSNTLEQAVHAALATVIDPELRRPITELGMVESVDVDAGGRVKLAVLLTIAGCPLRGTITADSERALSAVPGVTAVEVDLKVMNQAQRDALKEQLRGAGSQRGIPFNEPGSLTKVFAVASGKGGVGKSSLTVNLACSLAAQGLRVGIVDADVYGFSVPGLMGITQPPTRVDDMILPPVAYGVKVISIGMFVSGNQPVAWRGPMLHRALEQFLTDVYFGDLDALFLDLPPGTGDIAISVAQLLPKAEILVVTTPQAAAADVAERAGAIATQTGQSVAGVIENMSYLEMPDGGRMELFGSGGGAVLAERLTATVGTDVPLLGQIPLDILLREGGDAGEPIVLGRPETPAAVALNAIAGKLAAKPRGLPGMKLGLQPR, encoded by the coding sequence ATGAGCAACACCTTGGAGCAGGCAGTCCACGCTGCACTGGCCACCGTCATCGATCCTGAGCTCCGCCGTCCCATCACGGAACTGGGCATGGTGGAATCGGTGGACGTTGATGCCGGCGGCAGGGTGAAACTTGCTGTGCTGCTCACCATCGCCGGCTGCCCGCTGCGGGGCACCATCACGGCGGACTCCGAACGGGCGCTGTCCGCCGTGCCGGGTGTGACGGCCGTGGAGGTTGACCTGAAGGTGATGAACCAGGCTCAGCGTGATGCCTTGAAGGAGCAACTGCGCGGCGCCGGGAGCCAGCGCGGCATTCCGTTTAACGAGCCCGGGTCGCTGACGAAGGTCTTCGCCGTTGCCAGCGGAAAGGGCGGCGTGGGCAAGTCTTCCCTCACCGTCAATCTCGCGTGTTCCCTCGCTGCCCAGGGCCTCCGCGTTGGCATTGTGGACGCGGACGTTTACGGCTTTTCCGTCCCGGGGCTCATGGGCATCACCCAGCCGCCCACCCGTGTGGACGACATGATCCTGCCCCCCGTGGCTTACGGCGTGAAGGTCATCTCCATCGGCATGTTTGTCAGTGGCAACCAGCCTGTTGCCTGGCGGGGGCCCATGCTCCACCGCGCCTTGGAGCAGTTCCTCACCGACGTCTACTTCGGCGACCTTGACGCCCTCTTCCTGGACCTCCCGCCCGGCACCGGCGACATCGCCATTTCAGTGGCCCAGCTGCTGCCCAAGGCCGAGATTTTGGTGGTGACAACACCCCAGGCCGCGGCAGCCGACGTCGCCGAGCGCGCGGGCGCCATCGCGACCCAAACGGGGCAGTCGGTGGCCGGCGTCATCGAGAACATGTCCTACCTGGAAATGCCCGACGGCGGGAGGATGGAACTGTTTGGAAGCGGCGGCGGGGCGGTCCTCGCCGAACGGCTCACTGCGACGGTGGGCACCGACGTTCCGCTGCTGGGACAGATCCCGTTGGACATCCTGCTGCGTGAGGGCGGCGATGCCGGTGAGCCGATTGTGCTTGGCCGGCCGGAAACGCCGGCGGCCGTTGCCCTAAACGCCATCGCGGGGAAGCTCGCCGCCAAACCACGGGGCCTGCCGGGCATGAAACTAGGCCTGCAGCCGCGCTGA
- a CDS encoding Sec-independent protein translocase TatB, producing the protein MFGINGPEFFVLLIIGILVIGPQRLPEYTQKLANLVKEVRRMASGAREQIKEEVGIDIDDVDWKKYDPRQYDPRRIIKEALLDDDTKPVSSGAPAAVAAASGAAVAAAGHAPARPQRVVQTLPPGAAAPFDTEAT; encoded by the coding sequence GTGTTTGGAATCAACGGCCCTGAGTTCTTTGTGCTCCTGATCATCGGCATCCTGGTGATCGGTCCCCAACGGCTGCCCGAATACACCCAGAAGCTGGCGAACCTGGTCAAGGAAGTCCGCCGGATGGCCTCCGGGGCCCGCGAGCAGATCAAAGAAGAAGTGGGGATCGACATCGACGATGTCGACTGGAAGAAGTACGATCCCCGGCAGTACGATCCGCGCCGCATCATCAAGGAAGCGCTGCTGGACGACGACACCAAACCCGTCAGCTCCGGGGCTCCCGCCGCTGTGGCCGCTGCCTCAGGCGCCGCGGTGGCTGCCGCAGGCCATGCACCGGCCCGGCCCCAACGCGTGGTCCAGACTTTGCCGCCGGGCGCAGCAGCTCCGTTCGACACCGAGGCCACGTAG